The Raphanus sativus cultivar WK10039 chromosome 2, ASM80110v3, whole genome shotgun sequence genome includes a region encoding these proteins:
- the LOC108834624 gene encoding uncharacterized protein At3g43530-like, with translation MAASMILCSTRLLAFEAIPKLGVAFRQPVDGASPNCPRMCKTSFKRNGSTRVSLAVIKKELGNTTVIDSIIPTRTPQEERLLDEILEDEDDIDVSDIAVDSWEKCLDAGEEIFFKDMFNEDVSGRAKQPEPIEDAAGDEVQICEQSVQLGDVMKLVKRKMKLLRTVDKKVDQLDGRLAPLEEFVKEAQGKAKVDEAESQGKGKS, from the exons ATGGCCGCTTCCATGATTTTGTGTTCCACTAGG CTTCTTGCATTCGAGGCAATTCCTAAGCTAGGAGTTGCGTTCAGACAGCCTGTTGATGGAGCTTCTCCCAACTGTCCGAGGATGTGCAAGACCTCATTCAAACGAAATGGATCGACAAGGGTGTCACTTGCTGTGATAAAGAAGGAACTGGGTAATACAACT GTTATTGACAGCATCATCCCCACCAGAACTCCACAAGAAGAAAGGCTGTTGGATGAGATTTTGGAAGATGAAGACGACATTGATGTATCTGATATAGCTGTGGACAGTTGGGAGAAGTGTCTGGATGCAGGCGAAGAGATATTTTTTAAAGACATGTTCAACGAAGATGTATCTGGGCGTGCAAAACAGCCAGAACCGATTGAAGATGCAGCAGGGGATGAAGTACAGATATGTGAGCAGTCGGTTCAACTGGGAGATGTTATGAAGTTggtgaaaagaaaaatgaaactgTTGAGGACAGTTGACAAGAAGGTTGACCAGTTGGATGGGAGATTGGCCCCGCTTGAGGAGTTTGTCAAGGAAGCACAAGGCAAAGCAAAGGTAGATGAAGCAGAATCACAAGGGAAAGGTAAAAGCTAG
- the LOC108834623 gene encoding uncharacterized protein LOC108834623 has translation MLYSYLYMLEHVNSGTTTRLELDEAGKFKYLFIALGACIEGFKVMRKVILVDATFLKNGYGGVLVFAKAQEPNRHHYLLAFGVLDGENNASWTWFFEMLKTIIPDSSKILFMSGRNQSLITAAANVYPQSHHGHCMWHLAQNVRNHVCNTIKTVVAWRFMELARYYTVHEFEAAYASLKVRYPSAFKYVEENTNRETWARVYFPGCRYNLDTSNSVESMNSAFRDARRYALIPMLDTIIKKISDWFNEHLKDAVSGSIDTKLVPLVEIHLHNLWGKAEKTPVRELNSYDLEYEVTDTDDGNVYLVNLIAKTCSCKIYDYEKYPCLHGLTAYLYFLEVPAAHGRRREVNIEYHQLSSQYYWTELWAMAYYRTIYSVPDKSEWNVPDHIKELQIIPPKKLTRKGRKKVNRNPSVGEQRKMTQNVRRPRTNFGFNWLLFGMRTNNPSEPN, from the coding sequence ATGTTGTATAGCTACTTGTACATGTTAGAGCATGTTAATTCCGGAACAACAACAAGGCTGGAGTTGGATGAGGCAGGAAAGTTCAAGTACCTTTTCATAGCTTTAGGAGCTTGCATTGAAGGGTTTAAGGTCATGAGGAAAGTGATTCTTGTGGATGCTACGTTTTTGAAGAACGGATATGGTGGTGTACTAGTATTTGCTAAAGCTCAAGAACCTAATCGTCACCATTATCTCCTCGCGTTTGGGGTACTCGACGGTGAGAATAATGCTAGTTGGACTTGGTTTTTTGAGATGCTCAAAACTATTATACCGGActcatctaaaatattatttatgagcGGTAGGAATCAGAGCCTCATCACCGCTGCAGCAAATGTGTATCCACAATCTCACCATGGCCATTGTATGTGGCATCTAGCTCAGAATGTGAGAAATCATGTTTGTAACACCATCAAAACTGTAGTGGCATGGAGATTTATGGAGTTGGCTAGGTATTACACAGTGCATGAGTTCGAGGCTGCTTATGCATCTTTAAAGGTGAGATATCCTTCAGCCTTCAAGTATGTGGAGGAAAACACTAACAGAGAAACATGGGCTAGGGTCTATTTTCCAGGTTGTAGATACAACTTAGACACTAGCAACAGTGTGGAGTCGATGAATAGCGCGTTTAGGGACGCAAGGAGGTATGCCTTGATACCAATGTTGGATACAATAATCAAAAAGATTTCTGACTGGTTTAATGAACATCTGAAGGACGCCGTGTCTGGATCAATTGATACCAAACTGGTTCCTCTGGTTGAGATCCATTTGCACAACTTATGGGGAAAAGCTGAGAAAACGCCAGTGCGTGAGCTGAATAGTTATGATCTTGAGTACGAGGTAACCGACACTGACGATGGGAATGTTTATTTGGTAAACTTGATAGCGAAGACATGTAGCTGCAAGATATATGATTATGAAAAGTATCCTTGTCTTCACGGACTTACTGCTTACTTATATTTCCTTGAGGTTCCTGCTGCTCATGGTCGTCGACGTGAGGTCAACATAGAGTATCATCAGTTGAGCTCACAGTATTACTGGACAGAACTTTGGGCAATGGCTTATTACAGGACCATTTATTCTGTGCCGGACAAGTCTGAATGGAATGTACCAGATCACATCAAAGAGCTACAGATCATACCTCCGAAAAAGCTAACGAGGAAGGGAAGGAAAAAGGTTAATAGGAATCCATCAGTTGGAGAACAGCGTAAAATGACACAAAATGTAAGGCGACCGAGGACAAATTTCGGGTTCAATTGGCTGTTGTTTGGAATGCGTACTAATAATCCAAGTGAACCAAACTAG